One stretch of Musicola paradisiaca NCPPB 2511 DNA includes these proteins:
- a CDS encoding VirK family protein, with amino-acid sequence MSRMTPLLLGAALLAVTAPVMASNALKSTDAVITALTQGRSVNVTIDLSACTPQEGTPASKTRGGLHISAYRLIDNGTLSFSDEHFTVANDGTPIQQFMRYQLLPDNTIRFTTFMFNLPSLQQRGNTLSYQCKLGQDIGFFVQ; translated from the coding sequence ATGTCCCGTATGACCCCTTTGCTGCTGGGTGCAGCACTGCTTGCCGTCACCGCGCCAGTTATGGCGTCCAACGCATTGAAAAGCACCGATGCCGTGATCACTGCCCTGACTCAAGGACGCAGTGTGAATGTCACTATCGATTTGTCCGCCTGTACACCACAAGAGGGTACCCCAGCCAGCAAAACCCGCGGCGGACTACATATCAGCGCCTATCGTCTGATTGATAACGGTACGCTGTCCTTCAGCGATGAACATTTCACCGTTGCCAACGATGGCACGCCGATTCAGCAATTCATGCGGTATCAGCTGCTGCCGGACAATACCATCCGCTTCACGACCTTTATGTTTAACCTGCCCAGCCTGCAACAGCGCGGCAACACCCTGAGTTACCAGTGCAAACTCGGTCAGGATATCGGCTTTTTCGTGCAGTAA
- the metG gene encoding methionine--tRNA ligase — protein MTQVARKILVTCALPYANGPIHLGHMLEHIQADIWVRYQRMRGNQVHFICADDAHGTPIMLKAQQMGLAPEQMIEQVSQEHQRDFTGFDISFDNYHSTHSEENRELSGLIYRRLKENGFIKSRTISQLFDPEKSMFLPDRFVKGTCPKCKAPDQYGDNCEVCGATYSPTELIDPKSAVSGATPVMRDSEHFFFDLPAFSDMLQSWTRSGALQEQVANKMQEWFDAGLQQWDISRDAPYFGFEVPDAPGKYFYVWLDAPIGYMGSFKNLCDKRGDIHFDEFWSKDSTADLYHFIGKDIVYFHSLFWPAMLEGSGFRKPTNLFVHGYVTVNGAKMSKSRGTFIKAETYLKHLDADCLRYYYAAKLSSRIDDIDLNLEDFIQRVNADIVNKVVNLASRNAGFINKRFAGKLADHIADPALYQTFIEAAQTIADAYDSRESGKAVREIMALADLANRYVDEQAPWVVAKEEGRDAELQSICSMGIHLFRVLMTYLKPVLPALAARAEAFLNAELRWDTLAQPLNGHTVNAFKALFNRIDGAQVQNMVDASKEEAAAAAKPVSGPLADAPIQGTIDFADFDKVDMRVARIEKADRVEGSDKLLRLTLDLGGETRQVFSGIRSAYPDPAALVGRLTIMVANLAPRKMRFGVSEGMVMAAGPGGKDIFLLSPDSGAQPGMQVK, from the coding sequence ATGACTCAAGTCGCAAGAAAAATTTTGGTAACGTGCGCGCTGCCTTACGCTAACGGTCCGATTCACCTTGGCCACATGCTCGAACACATTCAGGCGGATATCTGGGTTCGTTACCAGCGAATGCGCGGCAACCAGGTTCACTTCATCTGTGCGGACGACGCACACGGCACGCCGATCATGCTGAAAGCTCAGCAGATGGGTCTGGCGCCGGAGCAGATGATTGAACAGGTGAGTCAGGAACATCAGCGGGACTTTACCGGTTTCGATATCAGTTTCGACAACTATCACTCCACGCACAGCGAAGAAAACCGCGAGCTGTCCGGGCTGATTTACCGTCGTCTGAAAGAAAACGGCTTTATCAAAAGCCGCACCATTTCCCAGTTGTTCGACCCGGAAAAAAGCATGTTCCTGCCGGATCGTTTTGTAAAAGGCACCTGCCCGAAATGCAAAGCGCCGGATCAGTACGGCGACAACTGCGAGGTGTGCGGCGCTACCTACAGCCCCACCGAGCTTATCGACCCGAAATCCGCCGTTTCCGGTGCTACACCGGTGATGCGCGACTCCGAACACTTCTTCTTCGACCTGCCGGCCTTCAGCGACATGCTGCAAAGCTGGACTCGCTCCGGTGCATTGCAAGAGCAGGTCGCCAACAAGATGCAAGAGTGGTTCGACGCCGGTCTGCAACAGTGGGACATCTCCCGCGATGCGCCCTACTTCGGCTTTGAAGTGCCGGATGCGCCGGGCAAATACTTCTACGTTTGGCTGGATGCGCCGATCGGTTACATGGGGTCGTTCAAAAACCTGTGCGACAAACGCGGCGACATCCATTTCGACGAGTTCTGGAGCAAGGACTCCACCGCCGATCTTTACCACTTCATCGGCAAAGACATCGTCTACTTCCACAGCCTGTTCTGGCCGGCCATGCTGGAAGGCAGCGGTTTCCGCAAGCCGACCAACCTGTTCGTGCACGGTTACGTCACGGTCAACGGCGCCAAGATGTCCAAATCCCGCGGCACCTTTATCAAGGCGGAAACCTACCTGAAACACCTGGATGCCGACTGCCTGCGTTACTACTACGCCGCCAAGTTGTCGTCCCGTATCGACGACATCGACCTCAATCTGGAAGACTTCATCCAGCGCGTCAACGCAGACATCGTCAACAAGGTGGTCAATCTGGCCTCCCGCAACGCCGGCTTCATTAACAAGCGTTTTGCCGGCAAGCTGGCGGATCACATCGCCGACCCGGCGCTGTACCAGACGTTTATCGAGGCAGCGCAAACCATCGCCGATGCCTATGACAGCCGTGAATCCGGCAAGGCGGTTCGTGAAATCATGGCGCTGGCCGATTTGGCCAACCGGTATGTGGACGAACAGGCGCCGTGGGTGGTGGCGAAAGAAGAAGGCCGCGATGCCGAGCTGCAATCCATTTGCTCCATGGGCATCCACCTGTTCCGCGTACTGATGACCTACCTGAAACCGGTGCTGCCCGCACTGGCCGCACGCGCCGAAGCCTTCCTGAACGCGGAACTGCGCTGGGACACGCTGGCGCAGCCGCTCAACGGCCATACCGTCAACGCATTCAAGGCGTTGTTTAATCGTATCGACGGCGCCCAGGTGCAGAATATGGTCGATGCGTCGAAAGAAGAAGCCGCGGCGGCGGCCAAGCCGGTCAGCGGGCCGCTGGCGGACGCGCCGATTCAGGGCACCATCGACTTCGCCGATTTCGACAAAGTGGATATGCGCGTGGCGCGTATCGAGAAAGCCGATCGGGTGGAGGGCTCCGACAAGCTGCTGCGTCTGACGCTGGATTTAGGCGGCGAAACCCGCCAGGTGTTCTCCGGCATCCGTTCCGCCTACCCGGATCCGGCGGCGCTGGTCGGCCGTCTGACCATCATGGTCGCCAATCTGGCGCCGCGCAAAATGCGTTTCGGCGTATCCGAAGGCATGGTGATGGCGGCTGGCCCCGGCGGGAAAGACATTTTCCTGCTGAGCCCCGACAGCGGCGCCCAGCCTGGCATGCAGGTGAAATAA